The following is a genomic window from Sphingobacterium spiritivorum.
GATTGTAAGAGTAAGTGTATGGAGTTTAAAAGCCAGCTAGCTGCCAATGAGGCTGAAATTACTTCTATTAAAGGCGATCCCGAATACATTAAGGTCAAAAAAGAATTAGATCAGTTAGAAATTGATCGGGCAACAAAACTTAAAGAGTCAGATAAGGTATCAGCGGGTCTGGATGGATTATTGGAGAGGATCAAATTGGCACATGAACAAGCTGGCTGGGTAATCTCTCTATTTGTTACGTTACTTTTCATGACTATTGAGTTGACTCCTATTTTTTTTAAGCTCATGTTGATAAAAAGTCCTTATGATTACATGGAAGAGAATATAAAAGAACTCATAAAGGCAGACAAAGGTATTGAAGTGCAGTACAATTTTTTTCCTGCAGAAGACGGGAGAGAAGGACATGAACGTGATAGTATAACGAATCATCAAGTTATCAAATTACTGAAAGAAAAAATTAGTTTACTGGAAGCGCAAAGCGAACTGAGTGCTAAAGCAATAGCCACCTGGAAAATTCAAAAGCTTAATGATATAGAAGAAAACCCTTCTGACTATATGAAAGAAAATTGATATGGGAAAGCTACATTACCCTAATGTAATAAAAGAGAAGTCCATCGTGTCGTTAATAGGTATTGATTATTACCTTTTAAAAAAATCCAAACATAATTTAATCAAGTTCTACATTTCAGGAATTCTAATTATTTTGATTCTGTTCATTAGTTTTTTCTCCGTTTTCTATGGATTTGAATTAATGTTTAAGATGTGGTATGCAGAGCTCTTGTTTTCCCTGTTTTTCTCTTTAATGTTTTGTAATATCTATGTTTTTCTCATCCAGACATTTTCAAAAGAAGTATTCCCTGGTCCAAAATTAAAGTTTTTCAATCTATCCAATATTTCAAGAGTAGGGTTTGTGCTGTTAATCGGTTTTCTAATTGCACAGCCAATCAAAATATTCTTTTTGAGAGATCAATTAAAAATAGATATACGAAAACACAAAATGGAGTTATATCAGAATTTCTGTTTGACAAATAAAAATCTGTATATATCTGAAATTAATAAATTAAATCTTAAAAAGAAGCATTATATGCTTTTTGGAGAAAATACTTCAATGCTAAATCAACTTACTAAAATTGAGGAGCAATTGAATGATATAAACAATCGAATAGATCAAGCTAATACTGCTGCTTTTGAGAAAATAAATCGTTCCGATTTTTTTATTAAAAGAATAGAAATTGCTGGTAGGTACCGTTTAGGTGTGTTGATTAATGTATTGATATTAATAATTTTCTGTGCGCCTCTATTACTTATATATTCTATTTCAGGAAATCGCGGATATTATCAGTTAAAAAAGGAAAAAGATAGAGAACTAGTTATCCGTGAATATGAAAATTTTAAAGAAAACTACACCAATACTTTTGTTTTGAAATATGGATTATTCGGTGTTAGTTTTTATGAGCCATATATCGACCCCCCATTTAATACCATACGTAAGCAAAATCCCTACTATCGTTCTCAAGATGATTTTTTAAAACAATTTCCCAATGATTGATTTTGAGAAAAATTATTATACCATTCTTGAACTTCAAGAAGGAGCGACGATTGAAGAAGTAAAACGCTCATATCGTCGATTGGTTAAAAAGTATCATCCCGATCTCCATCCTGGAAATGAGGAGTATGAGGTTAAAATACGTCAAATTAATGAAGCTTATGAAGTTATCAGCAATGAGGAAGATAAGGCAATTTACGATGACTATAGGAAAAGACACAAAGAAATAAAAGAAAAGGATAGTAAAACTGATCCGCTCAAGTCTAATAAAAGACAGTATGTAAGAGAAAAGACTATAACTCAGGAAACGCGTATTTATATAAAAGGAAAACTTCAGATTAAATATAAAGGAGTCTATATAGAAGAAGGTTCTGTCAATTTTCTAAGTGAAGTATTTTATAGAATGGAAATCTTAGAAGTGAACGCAGAAATTCAATCTTCTGATATATCTATTACCGATGAAGTTGAAGGAGAATTTAAATCCGTCTTTGAAAAATTTCAACCATTAGAATTAGATCTTAAATTACCTGTAAAAAGCGTAATATTTGATGGTGAAAAGTCTGTTAATTATGCTCTCAATATACAAAGAGTTACTATTCCTGTGCCTCGAATAGAAAAGGTTACCAAATATGATAATGAAAGTTATGGTGTTTTAAGCGGAATCTTCTACGGTTATATTTCGTCTTTTAAAACTACAATAGAAGAGGAGATTGTTACTGAATGTTTTGGGGAGACTGGTAGAACAGAGACACTTGAAGAAGATGGTCACAAATATTACAGAAAAGAGTATTTCTCAGCGGATTGTACGACTTATTGGGGTGAATGGGTTAGGATTGAGACACGTGAGACCTATGTTCCAACCGGAGTAGTAGAAAATAAAGGTAATTATTACCGAAATCAATATTTTAAGAGTGACTATAAAGATGTTTATTGGGGTAAATGGAATTATAATTCTCAATATAAAGCAACAAACCCTTCAGGGTGTTTGGGAGGTAGTTTGGGGTGGTTAACCATGCTTATAATCACTGTTATATTTATTTTCATTTTTCCAGCTTTAATCTTTTTTCTACTATTTCCTGCCATATTATTCCTTTTAGCACTGTTACCACCAAGTATTTTAAAGTGGATTTTAAGATTTTTCTGGATGGCCCTTGGTTGTCTTTATTTGTTAGGATTTGTTAGTCTTTTTACGGAGATAAATAAAGCAAAGACTAAAAGTCAGCGTCATTCGCAGAATTCATTAGTTCAAAAGAGACAAATACGACCAAAGCAACAACAAATTATAGTAAAAGATTCTATGATTGTGAATCATGTAAAATGGGAAGATTATTCAGAAAATACATATGAAGGAACATATACCGTAAAATCAGCTGACTTGAGATCTTCCGCATTTAACAAGCTTAATATTCCAATAGAAGCCACCAATCAGCAAAACTATAACCGTATTATTCATACATTAAAAGAGTTTGATCAAAATAAAATGGGAGGACTTTATAGTATGTTTGATTCCATAAAAACAGAAAAAAAGCTTGATCAAAAGGCTTTTGCTGAAAGTATAGTTTCATTTGTTCAGAGTATTCCTTATACACTTATATTGCCAAAGGATTGTAATCCCTCTCTTTATCAGGATGAATTCACGACAAAATATTTGACTTCAGTTGATGCTTATTGTGAAGGAAACCAAAGGTTCGGAATAAATAGCCCGGTAGAATTTATATCAAATCTTAAAGGTGATTGCGATACGCGTACTCTATTACTTTATACCATGCTCAGCCACTATAAATATGATGTAATTCTGTTGAGTAGTTCACATTATAAACATTCTTTAATCGGTATAAATCTGCCTTATGCTGGAATTAGATTTCCATATAAAAAATCAAACTATAGTCTTTGGGAAACAACGACATACAAAGCAGAAGCGGGTGTAATTCCTAATAAAATATCAAATCTTAATTATTGGAAAATATCTCTAAAATCTAAAATAAAATGAACAATTTAAAATTTATCATTGCCTCGTTAATCATATTGATTGGAATTATGCTTTTTCTCACGATGTTAAATGTAATATTGAGAAAGTTTAAAGCAAAGTATGATGAAGAAGGGAATATCAATCTTTCTTTTGGGATTTGGTTCTCTACACTTTTTATTGCTTGTACATTAATTCTTGAGAAAACCTTTTTTAAAACTACAGAATCGGTCGATATTCTATTAAGATTAAACACGGCGGATGTTTATTTGGATATTGGTAAAGCAACAGGGTTATTGATAGGTTTGGCAATTCTGTGGTTCTTTTTCTGGTACTTCATCAGTCATTTTTTAATTAAGATCGTAATTAGAGAAACTAATGATGAAGCACAGATGGCATCTAACAATTACAGTTATTTTTTAATTAAAGGAATAGCACTATTAGGGATAATTGTATCTGTTTCTGACTTGTTGACTATGATATTAAATCTTTGTGTTCCTTCCATAGAAATCCCTTTATTTAATTAGCATACAACTACTTTTTTGTAATATTTCTAAAATATCAATCATGAAAACCTACCTCATATTCCTCCTGATCATTAACAGTATCACCTGTACCAATCCACGAACTGAAAATAGTAAAGATGTTCCGGTTAATGCCTTTGCAGATACTAAAAGTACATCCGGTACGAGTGCCGGATCAGCTTCAGATAAAGTCTATATCTGCAGTAGTAAGACCGCCAAAAGATACCATTTCAAAGAAAACTGCAGAGGTTTGAGCAACTGCGGCTCAAAGATCGTCAAGACTACGATTGAAAAAGCAAAAAATAACGGCAAGACATTATGTGGCTGGGAAGACTGATCCTGCTGATCACATTGCTGACCTGCTTCTGTCCGGTACACGGACAGAAGCAGATCCGGCAACCGTTGCAGAAAAACCTGAAAGGGCAGACCTTCAGCGCCAAAGTGATCCGCATTATAGACGGAGACAGCATGGAAGTGCTGTATGAAGGTCAACCGCTCAAAATACGGCTGTCACATATTGACAGTCCGGAGTTGAAGAAATCACAACCCTATGGTAAAGCCGCAAAAAAAGCCCTATCCGATTTGTGTTATGGGCAGTACGTCACAGTGCAGATAGAAAAATACGACCGCTACGGCAGGGCTATAGCTCTTGTTGTGAATACCAATAAACAGATCGTCAATCAGCAAATGATCATACAAGGTATGGCCTGGCACTTTAAAAGATACTCCAAAGATCCATTGTATGCCCGACTCGAAAGAGAAGCCCGAAAGAACAGGGCAGGCCTCTGGAAAGATCCCGATGCCGTGGCGCCATGGGAGTGGCGGTCGGTGAGGAGATATTCATCAGGCAGGATAAAATCCTATTCCGGCAGGTTCAATTAGCTTAACAATTTTCATCGTCATTTCATCATTTTTGCTTACATATTGTCATGGTCCGGACAGTTGATTTGTATCTTTTTTAATACAATTAATTTGATTTAAAGTTTTGTTAATCAATTACTTGTGTTTATTTTGATTGTGCTGTTGTGACTTCCGGAAGGTAAACCATTAAGCGCATAAAAAACTGGTCTGTAAATTGATTATATCTGATTATGATTAGATTATTAAAGATTTTAATGATAGTTGCAGTAGTCGGGCTCTTAGGCTGGCTTGTTGCTGACAAATTTAGTCCCAAGACCACGGTAGAAAGTAAACACCAGATATTGATAGAACGCATAGAGGCAATGGGTAAACTGGAATTGGTAAAATACCGTTTCAGCGATGTAGTAGAACATAAGAATGTATCCACGTTTTTGCCGGATGCCAGTGTGTTGTTGATTATTAAGGCTGATGCCGTCGGT
Proteins encoded in this region:
- a CDS encoding thermonuclease family protein; this encodes MWLGRLILLITLLTCFCPVHGQKQIRQPLQKNLKGQTFSAKVIRIIDGDSMEVLYEGQPLKIRLSHIDSPELKKSQPYGKAAKKALSDLCYGQYVTVQIEKYDRYGRAIALVVNTNKQIVNQQMIIQGMAWHFKRYSKDPLYARLEREARKNRAGLWKDPDAVAPWEWRSVRRYSSGRIKSYSGRFN
- a CDS encoding DUF4407 domain-containing protein, whose translation is MGKLHYPNVIKEKSIVSLIGIDYYLLKKSKHNLIKFYISGILIILILFISFFSVFYGFELMFKMWYAELLFSLFFSLMFCNIYVFLIQTFSKEVFPGPKLKFFNLSNISRVGFVLLIGFLIAQPIKIFFLRDQLKIDIRKHKMELYQNFCLTNKNLYISEINKLNLKKKHYMLFGENTSMLNQLTKIEEQLNDINNRIDQANTAAFEKINRSDFFIKRIEIAGRYRLGVLINVLILIIFCAPLLLIYSISGNRGYYQLKKEKDRELVIREYENFKENYTNTFVLKYGLFGVSFYEPYIDPPFNTIRKQNPYYRSQDDFLKQFPND
- a CDS encoding J domain-containing protein, whose translation is MIDFEKNYYTILELQEGATIEEVKRSYRRLVKKYHPDLHPGNEEYEVKIRQINEAYEVISNEEDKAIYDDYRKRHKEIKEKDSKTDPLKSNKRQYVREKTITQETRIYIKGKLQIKYKGVYIEEGSVNFLSEVFYRMEILEVNAEIQSSDISITDEVEGEFKSVFEKFQPLELDLKLPVKSVIFDGEKSVNYALNIQRVTIPVPRIEKVTKYDNESYGVLSGIFYGYISSFKTTIEEEIVTECFGETGRTETLEEDGHKYYRKEYFSADCTTYWGEWVRIETRETYVPTGVVENKGNYYRNQYFKSDYKDVYWGKWNYNSQYKATNPSGCLGGSLGWLTMLIITVIFIFIFPALIFFLLFPAILFLLALLPPSILKWILRFFWMALGCLYLLGFVSLFTEINKAKTKSQRHSQNSLVQKRQIRPKQQQIIVKDSMIVNHVKWEDYSENTYEGTYTVKSADLRSSAFNKLNIPIEATNQQNYNRIIHTLKEFDQNKMGGLYSMFDSIKTEKKLDQKAFAESIVSFVQSIPYTLILPKDCNPSLYQDEFTTKYLTSVDAYCEGNQRFGINSPVEFISNLKGDCDTRTLLLYTMLSHYKYDVILLSSSHYKHSLIGINLPYAGIRFPYKKSNYSLWETTTYKAEAGVIPNKISNLNYWKISLKSKIK